The following are encoded together in the Xanthobacter autotrophicus Py2 genome:
- a CDS encoding Homospermidine synthase (PFAM: homospermidine synthase~KEGG: bbt:BBta_1345 homospermidine synthase) encodes MSDWPVHAKIDGPIVMIGFGSIGRGTLPLIERHFDFDLSRMVVIDPVADHKTLLDARGIRFIQSEVTAENYRELLTPLLTNGGGQGFCVNLSVDVSSVAVMELTREIGALYVDTVIEPWKGFYFDETMDNAARTNYALRESLLAARRRNPGGTTAVSTCGANPGMVSWFVKQALLNIAADTGLDRPEPANREEWAQLARALGVKGIHIAERDTQRAREPKVMGEFWNTWSVEGFVSEGLQPAELGWGTHEKSLPPDGRTHEAGCGAAIYLLSPGAATRVRSWTPTPKAQYGFLVTHNESISIADYLTVRDGDTVLYRPTCHYAYHPANDAVLSLHEMFGNGGHFQEKWKILDEHEIVDGIDELGVLLYGHAKNAYWFGSQLSIEQTRELAPYQNATGLQVTSAVLAGMVWALENPNAGIVEADEMDFRRCLEVQLPYLGPVIGTYTDWTPLTGRQKLFPEDLDLEDPWQFKNVIVR; translated from the coding sequence ATGAGCGACTGGCCGGTCCACGCGAAGATCGACGGCCCCATCGTGATGATCGGGTTCGGTTCCATCGGCCGCGGCACCCTGCCGCTGATCGAGCGCCACTTCGATTTCGATCTCTCCCGCATGGTGGTCATCGACCCCGTGGCGGACCACAAGACGCTGCTCGACGCCCGCGGTATCCGCTTCATCCAGTCCGAAGTCACCGCCGAGAATTACCGTGAGCTGCTCACCCCGCTCCTCACCAACGGTGGCGGCCAGGGCTTCTGCGTGAATCTCTCGGTGGACGTGTCGTCCGTGGCGGTGATGGAGCTCACCCGCGAGATCGGCGCGCTTTACGTGGACACCGTCATCGAGCCCTGGAAGGGCTTCTATTTCGACGAGACCATGGATAACGCCGCGCGCACCAACTACGCCCTGCGCGAGAGCCTGCTGGCCGCGCGCCGGCGCAATCCCGGCGGCACCACGGCGGTGTCCACCTGTGGCGCCAACCCGGGCATGGTCTCCTGGTTCGTGAAGCAGGCGCTGCTCAACATCGCCGCCGACACCGGCCTCGACCGGCCCGAGCCGGCGAACCGCGAGGAATGGGCGCAGCTCGCCCGCGCGCTCGGGGTGAAGGGCATCCATATCGCCGAGCGCGACACCCAGCGCGCCCGCGAGCCCAAGGTCATGGGCGAGTTCTGGAACACCTGGTCGGTCGAAGGCTTCGTCTCCGAAGGCCTCCAGCCTGCGGAGCTCGGCTGGGGCACCCATGAGAAGTCCCTGCCGCCGGACGGGCGCACCCACGAGGCCGGCTGCGGCGCAGCCATTTACCTGCTCTCGCCCGGTGCCGCCACCCGCGTGCGCTCGTGGACCCCGACGCCGAAGGCCCAGTACGGCTTCCTCGTCACCCACAACGAGAGCATCTCCATCGCCGACTACCTGACGGTGCGCGACGGCGACACCGTGCTCTACCGGCCCACCTGTCACTATGCCTACCACCCGGCGAACGACGCGGTGCTGTCGCTGCACGAGATGTTCGGCAATGGCGGCCACTTCCAGGAGAAGTGGAAGATCCTCGACGAGCATGAGATCGTGGACGGCATCGACGAACTGGGCGTGCTCCTCTACGGCCACGCCAAGAACGCTTACTGGTTCGGCTCCCAGCTCTCCATCGAGCAGACGCGCGAGCTTGCGCCCTACCAGAACGCCACCGGCCTGCAGGTGACCTCTGCCGTGCTCGCCGGCATGGTGTGGGCGCTGGAGAACCCCAACGCGGGCATCGTGGAAGCCGACGAGATGGACTTCCGCCGCTGCCTTGAGGTGCAACTGCCCTATCTCGGTCCGGTGATCGGCACCTACACGGACTGGACGCCCCTCACCGGCCGCCAGAAACTGTTCCCCGAGGACCTGGACCTTGAGGACCCCTGGCAGTTCAAGAACGTCATCGTGCGCTGA
- a CDS encoding GCN5-related N-acetyltransferase (PFAM: GCN5-related N-acetyltransferase~KEGG: bja:blr7760 hypothetical protein), with the protein MADRASRAAGRMSSPLTLAQELLMTEIVLETVEDVAPREALLDLCLGAERFSKSSERLREGRLPAQGLAFAARGPDGRLVGTVRLWNVAAGPGKSALLLGPLAVHPWFQAHGLGASLMRAALDAARAKGHGAVILVGDAAYYERFGFSAYKTGALWMPGPHARDRLLAVELEAGALDGAHGLISPTGARATQPSLAELLAVEMRKSA; encoded by the coding sequence ATGGCCGATCGCGCCTCCCGCGCGGCGGGACGGATGTCTTCGCCTCTCACGTTGGCACAGGAGCTGCTGATGACTGAGATCGTGCTGGAAACCGTGGAAGATGTGGCCCCGCGCGAGGCCCTGCTGGACCTGTGCCTGGGCGCCGAGCGCTTTTCCAAGTCGTCCGAGCGCCTGCGGGAAGGCCGCCTGCCGGCCCAGGGCCTCGCCTTCGCCGCTCGTGGTCCGGACGGTCGTCTCGTCGGTACGGTGCGGTTGTGGAACGTCGCCGCCGGTCCCGGCAAGTCGGCGCTGCTGCTCGGCCCCCTGGCGGTGCACCCCTGGTTCCAGGCCCATGGCCTCGGCGCCAGCCTCATGCGCGCGGCGCTGGATGCCGCGCGCGCAAAGGGGCATGGCGCGGTGATCCTGGTGGGGGACGCCGCCTATTACGAGCGCTTCGGCTTCAGCGCGTACAAGACCGGCGCGCTCTGGATGCCCGGCCCCCATGCCCGCGACCGTCTGCTGGCGGTGGAACTTGAGGCCGGCGCCCTCGATGGCGCCCACGGCCTCATCAGCCCCACCGGCGCGCGCGCGACCCAGCCGTCGCTGGCCGAGCTTCTCGCCGTGGAGATGCGCAAGTCGGCTTAG
- a CDS encoding Orn/DAP/Arg decarboxylase 2 (PFAM: Orn/DAP/Arg decarboxylase 2~KEGG: mlo:mll2974 ornithine decarboxylase), whose translation MTDRIREFLRTRREDGPCVVVDLDVVRTNYQAFARALPDTRVYYAVKANPDAAILQALEELGSSFDCASVGEIEMVLATGAGAERISFGNTIKKERDIERAFRLGVRLFAVDSYEEAEKIARVAPHAKVFCRILCDGAGAEWPLSRKFGCEPEMAADVLEHAHRLGLAAYGVSFHVGSQQKNVHAWDGALASAAQIFRACAERGISLSMVNLGGGFPTRYLQEVPGAQSYGEAIFSSLRKHFGNQVPETIMEPGRGMVGNAGLIEAEVVLISKKSEADAMRWVYLDIGKFGGLAETMDEAIRYPLRTPRDGDDTAPCVLAGPTCDSADVMYEKTPVELPLSLSIGDKVIIEACGAYTTTYSAVAFNGFPPLKSYVI comes from the coding sequence ATGACCGATCGCATCCGCGAATTCTTGCGTACCCGACGAGAGGATGGCCCCTGCGTGGTGGTGGACCTCGACGTGGTCCGTACCAATTACCAGGCCTTCGCCCGCGCCCTGCCGGACACCCGCGTCTATTACGCGGTGAAGGCCAACCCCGACGCCGCGATCCTGCAGGCGCTGGAAGAGCTGGGCTCGTCGTTCGATTGCGCCTCCGTGGGCGAAATCGAGATGGTGCTTGCCACCGGCGCCGGCGCCGAGCGCATCTCGTTTGGCAACACCATCAAGAAGGAGCGCGATATCGAGCGCGCCTTCCGCCTGGGTGTGCGCCTGTTCGCGGTGGACTCTTACGAGGAGGCGGAGAAGATCGCCCGCGTGGCGCCCCACGCCAAGGTGTTCTGCCGCATCCTGTGCGACGGCGCCGGCGCCGAATGGCCCCTGTCGCGCAAGTTCGGCTGCGAGCCGGAGATGGCCGCGGACGTGCTGGAGCACGCCCATCGCCTGGGCCTTGCCGCCTATGGCGTGTCCTTCCATGTGGGCTCGCAGCAGAAGAACGTGCACGCCTGGGACGGCGCGCTCGCCTCGGCCGCGCAGATCTTCCGGGCCTGCGCGGAGCGGGGCATCTCGCTCTCCATGGTCAACCTGGGCGGCGGCTTTCCCACCCGCTACCTGCAGGAGGTGCCGGGCGCGCAGTCCTATGGCGAGGCGATCTTCTCCTCCCTGCGCAAGCACTTCGGCAACCAGGTCCCGGAAACCATCATGGAGCCGGGCCGCGGCATGGTGGGCAACGCCGGCCTCATCGAGGCCGAGGTGGTGCTGATCTCGAAGAAGTCCGAGGCCGACGCCATGCGCTGGGTATACTTGGACATCGGCAAGTTCGGCGGTCTCGCCGAGACCATGGACGAGGCGATCCGTTACCCGCTGCGCACCCCGCGCGACGGCGACGACACCGCCCCGTGCGTGCTCGCCGGCCCGACCTGCGATTCGGCCGACGTGATGTATGAGAAGACCCCGGTCGAGCTGCCGCTGTCGCTCTCCATCGGCGACAAGGTGATCATCGAGGCCTGCGGCGCCTACACCACCACCTATTCGGCGGTGGCGTTCAACGGCTTCCCGCCGCTGAAGTCCTACGTGATCTGA
- a CDS encoding ribosomal protein L21 (PFAM: ribosomal protein L21~KEGG: rpa:RPA0158 putative ribosomal protein L21), with amino-acid sequence MFAVIKANGKQYRVAAADEITIDHLDAEVGSVFTFPVLMLGGATVAIGAPHVDGATVTGEVVEQTRGDKVIAFKKRRRQNSRRKRGFRADLTVVRITEISGLGETVKAEPKSKRAPAPEAAADA; translated from the coding sequence ATGTTCGCGGTCATCAAGGCAAACGGCAAGCAGTATCGCGTTGCCGCCGCCGACGAAATTACCATCGACCACCTCGATGCCGAGGTCGGCTCGGTCTTCACCTTCCCGGTGCTGATGCTGGGCGGCGCCACCGTCGCCATCGGCGCGCCCCACGTGGATGGCGCCACCGTCACCGGCGAAGTGGTCGAGCAGACCCGCGGCGACAAGGTGATCGCCTTCAAGAAGCGCCGCCGGCAGAATTCGCGCCGCAAGCGGGGCTTCCGCGCCGACCTCACCGTCGTGCGCATCACCGAGATCTCGGGCCTCGGCGAGACCGTCAAGGCTGAACCCAAGTCCAAGCGCGCGCCGGCTCCCGAAGCCGCTGCCGACGCCTGA
- a CDS encoding ribosomal protein L27 (PFAM: ribosomal protein L27~KEGG: rpa:RPA0159 ribosomal protein L27), producing the protein MAHKKAGGSSRNGRDSDGRRLGVKRFGGQDVIPGNIIVRQRGTKWHPGTNVGMGKDHTLFALVEGKVTFQTKANDRTYVSVLPLAAEAAE; encoded by the coding sequence ATGGCTCATAAAAAGGCAGGCGGCTCGTCTCGCAACGGTCGTGATTCCGACGGTCGCCGTCTTGGCGTGAAGCGCTTCGGCGGTCAGGACGTGATTCCGGGCAACATCATCGTGCGCCAGCGCGGCACCAAGTGGCATCCCGGCACGAACGTGGGCATGGGCAAGGACCATACCCTCTTCGCCCTGGTGGAAGGCAAAGTCACCTTCCAGACCAAAGCCAACGACCGCACCTACGTATCGGTGCTTCCCCTTGCCGCTGAGGCGGCTGAATAA
- a CDS encoding GCN5-related N-acetyltransferase (PFAM: GCN5-related N-acetyltransferase~KEGG: rpb:RPB_0248 GCN5-related N-acetyltransferase) → MTLCETPSGAPLAENCIPVLETDRLVLRAPRLEDVAAVAELANNRKIAEMTANLPFPYKRSDAHAFVETLAAVPDAATFALFLKGEGALTFAGMVSFGRRPPEPAPEIGYWIGEPFWGRGIATEAVRAVIDYAFSETDLQLLIGSARVVNPASRRVLEKCGFQWSGVGLTRVKALGASVPVDRFQLDRRIWASLRAWGSTALPRHSAAH, encoded by the coding sequence ATGACCCTGTGTGAGACGCCGTCCGGAGCACCGCTCGCGGAGAACTGTATCCCCGTCCTCGAAACCGACCGGCTCGTGCTCCGCGCGCCGCGCCTCGAGGACGTTGCCGCCGTCGCGGAGCTCGCCAACAATCGCAAGATCGCGGAAATGACCGCGAACCTGCCCTTCCCCTACAAGCGCTCCGACGCCCATGCCTTCGTCGAGACGCTGGCCGCCGTTCCGGACGCGGCCACCTTCGCCTTGTTCCTGAAGGGCGAGGGCGCCCTGACCTTCGCCGGCATGGTGAGCTTCGGCCGCCGCCCGCCCGAACCCGCCCCGGAGATCGGCTACTGGATCGGCGAGCCCTTCTGGGGCCGCGGGATCGCCACCGAGGCGGTGCGCGCCGTGATCGATTATGCGTTTTCCGAGACCGATCTCCAGCTCCTCATCGGCTCGGCACGCGTGGTCAATCCGGCCTCGCGCCGGGTGCTGGAGAAGTGCGGCTTCCAATGGTCGGGCGTCGGCCTCACCCGGGTGAAGGCGCTGGGCGCCTCCGTGCCCGTGGACCGCTTCCAGCTCGACCGGCGCATCTGGGCCTCGCTGCGCGCCTGGGGGTCTACCGCCCTGCCGCGCCATAGCGCGGCCCACTGA
- a CDS encoding NUDIX hydrolase (PFAM: NUDIX hydrolase~KEGG: bra:BRADO0423 (di)nucleoside polyphosphate hydrolase (invasion protein A)(NUDIX family)) encodes MSNRHDKKQDDLPYRPCVGLCVFNAAGKVFLGRRIGGPEHVDATHSWQLPQGGIDKGEEPFAAALRELYEETSMRSVTKLAEVGEWLSYDLPGRIAGEAWKGKYRGQTQKWFALRFTGLDAEINITRPGGGHHKPEFMDWRWESLDKVADLVVPFKRRVYDEVVKAFRPFSG; translated from the coding sequence ATGTCCAATCGTCACGACAAGAAACAGGACGACCTGCCGTACCGCCCCTGCGTGGGCCTGTGTGTGTTCAATGCGGCCGGCAAGGTCTTCCTCGGCCGGCGCATCGGCGGGCCGGAGCACGTGGACGCCACCCATTCCTGGCAGCTGCCCCAGGGCGGCATCGACAAGGGCGAGGAGCCGTTCGCCGCCGCCTTGCGCGAGCTCTACGAGGAGACTTCCATGCGCTCGGTGACGAAGCTCGCCGAGGTGGGAGAGTGGTTGTCCTACGATCTGCCGGGTCGAATCGCCGGCGAGGCCTGGAAGGGCAAGTATCGCGGCCAGACACAGAAATGGTTCGCCCTGCGCTTCACGGGCCTCGATGCCGAGATCAACATCACCCGCCCCGGCGGCGGGCATCACAAGCCCGAATTCATGGACTGGCGCTGGGAGAGCCTCGACAAGGTGGCGGACCTCGTCGTGCCGTTCAAGCGCAGGGTCTATGACGAGGTGGTGAAGGCCTTCCGCCCGTTCTCCGGATAG
- a CDS encoding porin (PFAM: porin~KEGG: bbt:BBta_4374 putative outer-membrane protein): MRKSLLATTILAAMVAAGAAQAADLATKMPVKAAPVAPAFSWTGFYIGAQGGYAWADNSFSNTHDLYNTYANDASYTLDGGLVGGVIGYNYQINNIVLGVEADANWADISGSGSVLRAGELATNCIVSNNPCSSKIDALGTITARLGVAFDRVLLYAKGGAAWANVKHTAGSTDYEYPEFSYSASNSNTRWGWTVGAGVEWAFFNNWSAKVEYNYIDLGSNDVTFNFVPNTYMPAYTSTADTTVNLVKAGINYRF, from the coding sequence ATGCGCAAGTCGCTGCTCGCTACCACCATTCTCGCGGCGATGGTCGCCGCCGGCGCCGCCCAGGCGGCGGACCTTGCCACCAAGATGCCAGTGAAGGCCGCGCCCGTCGCGCCCGCCTTCAGCTGGACCGGCTTCTACATCGGCGCGCAGGGCGGCTACGCCTGGGCCGACAACAGCTTCAGCAACACCCACGACCTTTACAACACCTACGCGAACGACGCGAGCTACACGCTCGACGGCGGCCTCGTCGGCGGCGTGATCGGCTATAACTACCAGATCAACAACATCGTGCTCGGCGTCGAGGCCGATGCCAACTGGGCCGACATCTCCGGCTCGGGCTCCGTCCTGCGCGCCGGCGAGCTCGCCACGAACTGCATCGTGAGCAACAACCCCTGCTCGTCCAAGATCGACGCGCTCGGCACCATCACCGCCCGCCTCGGCGTCGCCTTCGATCGTGTTCTGCTCTACGCCAAGGGCGGCGCGGCTTGGGCCAACGTCAAGCACACCGCCGGTAGCACCGACTACGAATATCCGGAGTTCAGCTACAGCGCCTCCAACAGCAACACCCGTTGGGGCTGGACCGTGGGCGCGGGCGTCGAATGGGCCTTCTTCAACAACTGGTCCGCGAAGGTCGAATACAATTACATCGACCTCGGCAGCAACGACGTGACCTTCAACTTCGTCCCCAATACCTATATGCCGGCTTATACCTCGACGGCCGACACGACCGTCAATCTGGTGAAGGCCGGCATCAACTATCGCTTCTGA
- a CDS encoding conserved hypothetical protein (KEGG: mlo:msr0050 hypothetical protein), whose amino-acid sequence MAHSQPSGPLQRLFAALVIALLASVSGGDARAEPPARPPANAVPVNSFDDLSRALFACWVPPPGTMGFQITLRFGLTGKGELRGKPLATYSILPGPPDLQREFVAAAILALSNCTPVLMTEAFARVAAARVLTIRFIATGPET is encoded by the coding sequence ATGGCCCACTCTCAGCCCAGCGGCCCTTTGCAGAGGCTCTTCGCAGCGCTCGTGATTGCTCTGCTCGCATCGGTGTCGGGCGGGGATGCGCGCGCCGAGCCGCCTGCCCGGCCGCCGGCAAACGCGGTGCCGGTCAATTCCTTCGATGACCTGTCCCGCGCTCTGTTCGCCTGCTGGGTTCCGCCGCCGGGAACGATGGGCTTCCAGATCACGCTGCGCTTCGGCCTCACAGGCAAGGGCGAGCTGCGCGGCAAGCCGCTGGCCACCTATTCGATTCTGCCCGGCCCGCCCGACCTTCAACGGGAGTTCGTGGCCGCCGCCATTCTCGCCCTGAGCAACTGCACGCCAGTGCTGATGACCGAGGCGTTCGCCCGCGTCGCAGCGGCCCGGGTCCTGACCATCCGCTTCATTGCGACCGGACCGGAAACCTGA
- a CDS encoding metallophosphoesterase (PFAM: metallophosphoesterase~KEGG: rpc:RPC_1269 metallophosphoesterase), translating to MLIAQLTDTHIRRPGTLAYGVVDTALYLEAAVAHILALAPRPDVVIVTGDLTDFDDPAEYARFRALTAALPMPLLPIPGNHDSSAGLLAAFPEIAARCDGGRVNYVVEDFPLRLVMLDSTVYGCPHGQLGEEGLAFLDRALGATPGRPAFVCAHHPPFLTGIRHMDVQNLSDAAGLEEVFGHWPQVLGFTCGHVHRAVTTTFAGIAATIGPAPAHAVSLALDPQAPPTFHMEPPSLSLHLFTDGRVVTHRSFIGAYDGPHPFFGPDGKAIGTPERA from the coding sequence ATGCTCATCGCCCAGCTCACCGACACCCACATCCGCCGCCCCGGCACCCTCGCCTACGGGGTGGTGGACACTGCGCTTTATCTGGAAGCGGCCGTCGCCCACATCCTCGCGCTGGCGCCCCGACCCGACGTGGTGATCGTCACCGGCGACCTCACGGATTTTGACGATCCGGCCGAATATGCCCGCTTCCGGGCGCTGACTGCGGCGCTGCCCATGCCGCTGTTACCCATTCCGGGCAACCACGATTCCTCCGCCGGCCTGCTAGCCGCGTTCCCCGAGATTGCGGCACGCTGCGACGGCGGCCGGGTGAACTATGTGGTGGAAGATTTCCCGCTGCGGCTGGTGATGCTGGATTCCACCGTCTACGGCTGCCCGCATGGCCAGCTGGGGGAGGAGGGCCTCGCCTTCCTCGACCGCGCATTGGGCGCGACGCCCGGGCGGCCGGCCTTCGTCTGCGCCCATCATCCGCCGTTCCTCACCGGCATCCGGCACATGGATGTGCAGAACCTGTCCGATGCGGCGGGGCTGGAAGAGGTGTTCGGGCACTGGCCCCAGGTGCTGGGCTTCACCTGCGGCCATGTCCACCGGGCGGTGACCACCACCTTCGCCGGCATCGCCGCCACCATCGGCCCGGCCCCCGCCCACGCGGTGAGCCTCGCCCTCGATCCGCAGGCGCCGCCCACCTTCCACATGGAGCCGCCGAGCCTGTCCCTGCACCTGTTCACCGACGGCCGCGTGGTGACCCATCGCAGCTTCATCGGCGCCTATGACGGCCCGCATCCGTTCTTCGGCCCGGACGGCAAGGCCATCGGCACGCCGGAGCGCGCCTGA
- a CDS encoding ABC transporter related (PFAM: ABC transporter related; Transport-associated OB domain protein~SMART: AAA ATPase~KEGG: rpc:RPC_1270 ABC transporter related) — translation MNRGAAITVSGCGKTFADGTRALAPLDLDVTAGETLVLLGPSGCGKTTLLRLIAGLEAPDAGGQIRFDGADVTALPIEKRNVGMVFQSYALFPNMSVIDNVAYGLRVRGMAKAARRAQAAGVLEMMRIGALAERRIDQLSGGQRQRVALARALAVEPRVILLDEPLTALDAALREHLRGEIDALLKRLAITAIYVTHDQAEALALGDRIVVMRNGAIAQVGTPRDVYFRPADDFVADFVGITNRLAGTVTNGRFETAAGFVPLPPDLASPAAAPAGQGAVRLLFRPEAARLIPPPEAGLVFEVMQVEFQGARQKVTLKDPAGARILVEAPADGVLAPGAAVGLILDPARISLA, via the coding sequence ATGAACCGGGGCGCCGCCATCACCGTCTCCGGCTGCGGCAAGACCTTCGCCGACGGCACCCGCGCCCTCGCCCCCCTCGACCTCGATGTGACGGCAGGCGAGACGCTGGTGCTGCTCGGCCCCTCCGGCTGCGGCAAGACCACCCTGCTGCGCCTCATCGCCGGGCTGGAGGCCCCCGACGCGGGCGGGCAGATCCGCTTCGACGGTGCGGACGTGACCGCCCTGCCCATCGAGAAGCGCAACGTGGGCATGGTGTTCCAGTCCTATGCCCTGTTTCCCAACATGAGCGTCATCGACAATGTGGCCTACGGACTGCGGGTGCGCGGCATGGCGAAGGCAGCACGCCGCGCGCAGGCGGCCGGCGTGCTGGAGATGATGCGCATCGGCGCGCTGGCGGAGCGTCGCATCGACCAGCTCTCCGGCGGCCAGCGCCAGCGGGTGGCGCTCGCCCGGGCGCTGGCCGTGGAGCCGCGGGTGATCCTGCTGGACGAGCCGCTCACCGCGCTGGACGCCGCCCTGCGCGAGCATCTGCGCGGCGAGATCGATGCGCTGCTGAAGCGCCTCGCCATCACCGCCATCTATGTCACCCACGACCAGGCCGAGGCGCTGGCGCTGGGCGACCGCATCGTGGTGATGCGCAACGGCGCCATCGCCCAGGTGGGCACCCCGCGCGATGTGTATTTCCGCCCGGCCGACGATTTCGTGGCCGATTTCGTGGGCATCACCAACCGCCTCGCGGGCACGGTGACGAACGGCCGCTTCGAGACCGCTGCCGGGTTCGTACCGTTGCCGCCGGATCTTGCGTCCCCGGCGGCCGCCCCGGCCGGGCAAGGCGCGGTGCGGCTGCTGTTCCGTCCCGAGGCGGCGCGGCTCATCCCACCCCCGGAAGCCGGGCTGGTGTTCGAGGTGATGCAGGTGGAATTCCAGGGCGCCCGCCAGAAGGTCACCCTCAAGGACCCGGCCGGCGCGCGCATCCTGGTGGAGGCGCCGGCCGATGGGGTGCTGGCGCCCGGCGCCGCCGTCGGGCTTATCCTCGATCCTGCCCGAATCAGCCTCGCCTGA
- a CDS encoding binding-protein-dependent transport systems inner membrane component (PFAM: binding-protein-dependent transport systems inner membrane component~KEGG: bbt:BBta_5852 putative molybdenum transport system permease protein ModB): protein MTASMKPHRLTFAFQLTVTLLACAFLMVPAGASILAGFTANYFRGVSSGLTLKWIGEVLALYSDTIALSIAIALGTLGVTLLIGVPAAWALARRPSRLTRLVEEVVTLPVAIPGLALALALILAYGGIRDFRMSPLFILTGHVLYTLPFMLRAVMAVLAAVDVRTLEEGAASLGASPLQRFFQVVVPNARGGILAGALMVVTLSIGEFNLTWMLHTPLTKTLPVGLADSYASMRLEIASAYTLVFFVMIVPLLVALQLFGRTVQGAAK from the coding sequence ATGACCGCGTCGATGAAACCCCACCGCCTTACCTTCGCCTTCCAGCTGACGGTGACGCTTCTGGCCTGTGCCTTCCTGATGGTGCCGGCGGGTGCCTCGATCCTCGCCGGCTTCACCGCCAATTACTTTCGCGGCGTCTCCTCCGGCCTCACGCTGAAATGGATCGGCGAGGTGCTGGCGCTTTATTCCGACACCATCGCGCTCTCCATCGCCATCGCACTGGGCACCCTCGGCGTCACCCTGCTCATCGGCGTGCCGGCGGCATGGGCGCTGGCGCGCCGGCCGTCGCGGCTCACCCGGCTGGTGGAGGAGGTGGTGACGCTGCCCGTCGCCATCCCCGGCCTCGCGCTGGCGCTGGCGTTGATCCTGGCCTACGGCGGCATCCGCGACTTCCGCATGAGCCCGCTGTTCATCCTCACCGGGCATGTGCTCTACACCCTGCCCTTCATGCTGCGCGCGGTGATGGCGGTGCTCGCCGCCGTGGACGTGCGCACGCTGGAGGAAGGTGCCGCCTCGCTCGGCGCCTCGCCGCTGCAACGCTTCTTCCAAGTGGTGGTGCCCAATGCGCGCGGCGGCATCCTCGCCGGGGCGCTGATGGTGGTGACCCTCTCCATTGGCGAGTTCAACCTCACCTGGATGCTGCACACCCCCCTCACCAAGACGCTGCCGGTGGGACTTGCCGACAGCTACGCCTCCATGCGCCTCGAAATCGCGAGCGCCTATACGCTGGTATTCTTCGTTATGATCGTGCCCCTGCTCGTCGCCCTCCAGCTGTTCGGCCGCACCGTGCAGGGTGCCGCGAAATGA